A genomic segment from Actinoplanes sichuanensis encodes:
- a CDS encoding molecular chaperone DnaJ translates to MSGFRAATTATMDRADPGAELTFEEAVARIIAARSFQDLTDVEIGAGRAYRKWAKLIHPDAVSAHRRATATDAFAKLSALYKQKDEWRTEPWGSGDIADLFTEGDRLIKIPRSPADNDLMETEAAALRRLWADGDPRFRPYAPRLIETFVHEDDQRRRRLVNVLERQRGMGSLAEIKGDLGVREAAWIWRRLLIALGWAHRAGVIHGAVLPEHVLIHPRRRGLVLVDWCYAGHRPAAIVKAREDHYPPEVRHDRTAGPATDIYMATVLMTRLMGSRMPVQLRRFAAGCTYDAPRMRPQDAWALLGELDDIIPPQYRN, encoded by the coding sequence ATGAGCGGATTCCGGGCGGCGACGACCGCCACCATGGACCGGGCCGACCCCGGGGCGGAGCTGACGTTCGAGGAGGCGGTGGCACGGATCATCGCCGCCCGGAGCTTCCAGGATCTGACCGACGTCGAAATCGGCGCAGGTCGGGCGTACCGCAAATGGGCTAAATTGATCCACCCGGACGCGGTGAGTGCGCATCGGCGCGCAACCGCGACGGACGCCTTCGCGAAGCTCTCGGCCCTCTATAAGCAAAAAGACGAATGGAGAACCGAGCCCTGGGGCAGCGGCGACATCGCCGACCTGTTCACCGAAGGCGACCGTCTGATCAAGATCCCGCGCTCCCCCGCGGACAACGATCTGATGGAGACCGAGGCGGCCGCGTTGCGCAGGCTGTGGGCCGACGGCGACCCGAGATTCCGTCCCTATGCGCCGCGCCTGATCGAGACCTTCGTCCACGAGGACGACCAGCGCCGACGCCGTCTGGTCAACGTGCTGGAACGGCAGCGCGGGATGGGCAGTCTGGCCGAGATCAAAGGCGATCTGGGGGTACGGGAGGCGGCCTGGATCTGGCGCCGGCTACTGATCGCGCTCGGCTGGGCGCACCGGGCCGGCGTGATCCACGGGGCGGTCCTCCCCGAGCACGTGCTGATCCATCCGAGAAGGCGTGGACTGGTTCTGGTCGACTGGTGCTATGCGGGACATCGACCAGCGGCGATAGTGAAGGCGAGGGAGGACCACTATCCGCCGGAGGTGCGCCACGACCGGACCGCTGGACCCGCCACCGACATCTACATGGCGACGGTGCTGATGACGCGGCTGATGGGCTCGCGGATGCCCGTCCAGCTGCGGCGATTCGCCGCCGGCTGCACCTATGACGCGCCGCGGATGCGGCCGCAGGACGCCTGGGCCCTGTTGGGCGAACTCGACGACATCATCCCCCCGCAGTACCGGAACTGA
- a CDS encoding NUDIX hydrolase yields the protein MDEASFLAGYDPRDYPAVAVTVDVVALTIRDGRLCVLLVERAAPPFAGRRALPGGFTREETLDAAAVRELAEETGLTPGEGDLDRVHLEQLKTYGNPGRDPRMRVVSVAYLAFAPSLPEPTAGSDAARAYWVPVEEAVDLAFDHDQVLADGLERARSKLEYTPLATAFTDPEFTIGELRQVYAAVWGEELHAGNFHRKVLSVPGFVESTGETTTKGGERGGPKAKLYRAGDARLLHPALLRPTREDRVR from the coding sequence ATGGATGAGGCGAGTTTCCTGGCGGGATATGACCCGCGGGACTACCCGGCGGTCGCGGTGACCGTCGACGTGGTGGCGCTGACCATCCGGGACGGGCGGCTCTGTGTGCTTCTGGTCGAGCGGGCCGCTCCGCCCTTCGCCGGGCGGCGGGCCCTCCCCGGTGGGTTCACCAGGGAGGAGACGCTCGACGCGGCGGCCGTTCGGGAGCTGGCCGAGGAGACCGGGCTGACCCCGGGCGAGGGTGACCTCGACCGGGTCCACCTGGAGCAGCTCAAGACGTATGGCAACCCGGGCCGCGACCCCCGCATGCGGGTCGTCTCGGTGGCCTACCTGGCGTTCGCGCCGAGCCTGCCCGAGCCGACCGCCGGCAGTGACGCCGCCCGCGCCTACTGGGTGCCCGTCGAGGAGGCCGTCGACCTGGCCTTCGACCACGACCAGGTGCTGGCCGACGGTCTGGAGCGGGCCCGGTCGAAGCTGGAGTACACGCCGCTGGCGACCGCGTTCACCGACCCCGAGTTCACCATCGGCGAGCTCCGGCAGGTGTATGCGGCGGTGTGGGGCGAGGAGCTGCACGCCGGCAACTTCCACCGGAAGGTGCTGTCGGTTCCCGGGTTCGTGGAGAGCACCGGGGAGACCACGACCAAGGGCGGCGAGCGGGGCGGGCCGAAGGCGAAGCTGTACCGGGCCGGCGACGCCCGACTGCTGCACCCGGCGCTGCTCCGCCCGACCAGGGAGGACCGGGTGCGATGA
- a CDS encoding DUF1540 domain-containing protein — translation MTQMMNMPRVQTCTVTDCGYNHDGCTAFAITISEMNSACDTFAGAGLSGGMGIATAQVGACKRADCTYNNNLECQAPAITVGASADKADCLTYQQS, via the coding sequence GTGACTCAGATGATGAACATGCCTCGAGTGCAGACCTGCACCGTCACCGACTGTGGCTACAACCACGACGGCTGCACCGCGTTCGCGATCACTATCAGTGAGATGAACTCCGCCTGCGACACGTTCGCCGGCGCGGGACTCTCCGGTGGAATGGGTATCGCCACCGCTCAGGTGGGCGCCTGCAAGCGGGCCGACTGTACGTACAACAACAACCTGGAGTGTCAGGCTCCGGCCATTACCGTGGGCGCCTCGGCCGACAAGGCGGACTGCCTCACCTACCAGCAATCCTGA
- a CDS encoding IPT/TIG domain-containing protein yields the protein MRKSQSRTGIRLVRSGVAVAATAAAVVAGTANPAFASDLAFTSVSGTPMVVGAGGTFTGTVTGLTTGVATVFGRLVTGSDNTVSCPAAYGTAVSSGPNIAVTAAKVSGNDNSATFTIPATTPPGSYRACLYAGNAANSALEGHAADNQDLVITPAAAVAAPNTSGPNVTSVTATGTTAWLSLGTTAAATFVASGTSCPTTYGTGGAITATTTKNAANTIATVTIPAGLVMGNSYNVCVFAGNTVGTSPLVGTTAFSNVPGAMVSPNVGPDTNGNTVVVSSPNNFLTNAHTALGAIFTVDPCPNVYDTTPAGNFDSATVTKVTNNRISVLVPAEVNIVGSDPATAYNLCIYGDNTEDTGTLATQPLVYSVATAVTVDASTPIDVTSGPSQGGQLVSITGTGFPTAPESQVSAAIGGTPLKDVRVISSTKLTGITQPRAAGAAAVSVTTMAGTATTANTPYTYNFGISVSPNTAKPGNTSTPMIYVNGAGFSNISFGSDADYNTAFGRVFLVTNGWFASTDTGGPFGTTDPITACTGAVVVVSDTELLCRLDLGNTFGATAGDLDQAADVSPGSYQVAVIRDASSVDAALTDFSQIASGSAFTVAAY from the coding sequence ATGCGTAAGTCCCAATCACGAACCGGCATCCGGCTAGTACGTTCCGGTGTCGCCGTGGCGGCGACGGCAGCAGCCGTCGTCGCAGGCACGGCTAACCCTGCCTTCGCCTCAGACCTGGCCTTCACCTCGGTCTCGGGTACACCGATGGTCGTGGGCGCGGGCGGTACCTTCACCGGCACCGTCACCGGTCTCACGACGGGTGTGGCAACCGTCTTCGGCCGGCTGGTCACTGGCTCGGACAACACGGTAAGTTGCCCCGCCGCCTACGGCACTGCGGTGAGCAGCGGCCCGAACATCGCGGTAACCGCGGCGAAGGTGTCCGGCAACGACAACAGCGCCACATTCACGATCCCGGCGACGACGCCGCCGGGCTCTTACCGCGCCTGTCTATACGCTGGAAACGCCGCGAACAGTGCCCTCGAAGGGCACGCCGCCGACAACCAGGATCTTGTGATCACCCCGGCCGCGGCGGTGGCGGCGCCCAACACGAGTGGACCGAACGTGACCTCCGTCACGGCCACGGGTACGACGGCTTGGTTGTCCCTGGGGACGACCGCCGCCGCGACTTTTGTCGCCTCCGGGACCTCCTGCCCCACCACCTACGGCACAGGCGGCGCGATCACTGCGACGACTACCAAGAACGCCGCCAACACGATCGCGACGGTCACCATCCCCGCGGGGCTGGTCATGGGAAACAGCTACAACGTCTGCGTCTTCGCGGGTAACACGGTGGGAACGAGCCCTCTCGTGGGCACCACGGCTTTCAGTAACGTTCCCGGGGCCATGGTGAGCCCGAACGTCGGTCCTGACACCAATGGCAATACCGTGGTCGTGTCGTCACCGAACAACTTCCTCACCAACGCGCACACCGCGCTGGGGGCCATCTTCACGGTTGATCCGTGCCCGAATGTCTACGACACGACTCCGGCTGGAAACTTCGACTCCGCCACGGTCACGAAGGTGACGAACAACCGGATCTCGGTTCTGGTACCGGCTGAGGTGAACATCGTGGGAAGCGATCCCGCGACGGCTTACAACCTCTGCATCTACGGTGACAACACAGAGGACACCGGCACTTTGGCGACGCAGCCCCTGGTCTACTCGGTTGCGACGGCGGTCACGGTTGACGCGTCCACCCCGATCGACGTCACCTCGGGACCGTCGCAGGGCGGCCAGCTCGTCTCCATCACCGGCACCGGATTCCCGACGGCGCCGGAATCGCAAGTCAGTGCAGCCATCGGCGGTACTCCGCTGAAGGATGTCCGGGTCATCAGCTCCACGAAGCTGACAGGCATCACGCAGCCGCGTGCCGCCGGAGCCGCGGCGGTCAGTGTGACCACGATGGCGGGTACCGCGACGACGGCCAACACCCCGTACACGTACAACTTCGGTATCTCGGTGTCGCCGAACACGGCCAAGCCCGGCAACACCAGCACGCCCATGATCTATGTCAATGGTGCGGGCTTCTCGAACATCTCCTTCGGGAGCGACGCTGATTACAACACCGCCTTCGGCCGCGTCTTCCTGGTGACGAACGGCTGGTTCGCCAGCACGGACACCGGTGGCCCATTCGGTACGACCGACCCGATCACGGCCTGCACCGGTGCAGTCGTGGTAGTCAGCGACACCGAGTTGCTCTGCCGGCTCGATCTCGGCAACACCTTCGGCGCCACCGCGGGTGATCTTGACCAAGCCGCGGATGTCAGCCCCGGTTCTTACCAGGTTGCTGTCATCAGGGACGCCTCCTCCGTTGACGCAGCCCTGACGGACTTCTCGCAGATCGCCAGTGGCTCCGCTTTCACGGTTGCGGCCTACTGA